A part of Myxococcus landrumus genomic DNA contains:
- a CDS encoding ribbon-helix-helix domain-containing protein gives MQDGNPSSLSPELAPSPAAAEVSVDARGPDADIVSTHVLVPEEQVQKLRELARRTRIHQSEYLREAVDDLLGKYGRGPAKEEGQS, from the coding sequence ATGCAAGATGGAAACCCCAGCTCCCTGAGTCCCGAGCTTGCCCCTTCCCCGGCGGCCGCCGAGGTGTCCGTCGACGCACGTGGGCCCGACGCCGACATCGTCTCCACGCACGTGCTGGTGCCGGAGGAGCAGGTCCAGAAGCTGCGCGAGCTGGCGCGGCGCACCCGCATCCACCAGAGCGAGTACCTGCGCGAGGCCGTGGATGACCTCCTCGGCAAGTACGGGCGCGGCCCGGCCAAGGAAGAGGGCCAATCGTGA
- a CDS encoding PAAR domain-containing protein — translation MTATPGSTSAHGARQADRPPAPVPPLIQPTGENVAVDSFASIVNRTTDPFRQAPPAHQGAVGAVNQVLGGVLGVINAPVELLNTGFALATAPLAALFPALPAATLMALHVGLPHPHAHPPSLIVPAPPLPLPSLGAVMLSGCVSVLINGVPAARAGDVGLAVTCGSFMPPLEVFTGSSKVFIGGSRAARMGDITKHCTPSTGGGALTKMQKVMAVASKVMAGAGMVSGALSVATAAMDSANSSAEAAAAAAADDANAAAASAAAAAGQAIGAGIAAAQLAADAAAMAMSMMVGKDPGLVPDFGAIVLGHPNVLIGGFPMPSWSDVAEGMKKLVAGLRRGVRGGRRQGRLFCASCI, via the coding sequence GTGACCGCCACTCCAGGTTCCACCTCGGCCCATGGCGCGCGTCAGGCGGACAGGCCGCCCGCGCCCGTACCTCCGCTCATCCAGCCGACCGGCGAGAACGTCGCGGTCGACTCGTTCGCCAGCATCGTCAACCGGACGACGGACCCCTTCCGACAGGCACCTCCCGCGCATCAAGGCGCCGTGGGCGCCGTCAACCAGGTGCTGGGTGGGGTGTTGGGGGTCATCAACGCGCCCGTGGAGTTGCTCAACACCGGGTTCGCCCTGGCGACGGCGCCGCTCGCCGCGCTCTTTCCCGCGCTGCCGGCCGCCACCCTCATGGCGCTGCACGTCGGGCTTCCGCACCCGCACGCCCATCCACCCAGCCTCATTGTTCCGGCGCCCCCGCTCCCCCTCCCCAGCCTGGGCGCGGTGATGCTCAGCGGCTGCGTGTCGGTGCTCATCAACGGGGTGCCCGCGGCCCGCGCGGGTGACGTGGGGCTTGCCGTGACGTGCGGCAGCTTCATGCCTCCGCTCGAGGTCTTCACGGGTTCCAGCAAGGTCTTCATCGGTGGCTCCCGGGCCGCGCGCATGGGGGATATCACCAAGCACTGCACCCCTTCGACGGGGGGCGGGGCCCTCACGAAGATGCAGAAGGTGATGGCGGTGGCGAGCAAGGTGATGGCGGGTGCCGGCATGGTGTCGGGGGCGCTGAGCGTGGCGACGGCCGCGATGGACTCGGCGAACTCGAGTGCGGAGGCCGCGGCGGCCGCCGCAGCGGATGACGCCAATGCCGCCGCCGCCAGTGCAGCCGCGGCAGCGGGTCAGGCGATTGGCGCCGGCATCGCCGCCGCGCAGCTCGCCGCGGATGCGGCCGCCATGGCCATGTCCATGATGGTGGGCAAGGACCCGGGCCTCGTCCCGGACTTTGGCGCCATCGTCCTGGGCCATCCGAATGTGCTCATCGGCGGCTTCCCCATGCCCTCCTGGAGCGACGTGGCGGAGGGCATGAAGAAGCTCGTGGCCGGCCTGCGCCGAGGCGTCCGAGGCGGCCGCAGGCAGGGCCGGCTCTTCTGCGCGAGCTGCATCTAG
- a CDS encoding type VI secretion system Vgr family protein: MSDSDDVMHHVQKSAQVAKGAGQAVQQAREGNVPIQQVRQPLENALSQIPQVQNAVQQARRVEQAVNQASGVASQALGAIGASGALGALSQVVNAIAGESPLDKVRFSFTSSADPAAGWRVVELHAREGLSELYTCTVDLANEHLGADIDGLLGSSAEVLISHDAGARRLCGIVHRVEHTGTQAGHLLARAHVAPALWALSQRKDNRIFQEKKVPEILEEVLTEGLQPFERPFRIELNREYLPREYCVQYQETDLDFLLRLMEEEGIFFYFDHSGEKEELVLQEENEQCPSCEAVKGSPITVRGPEAATAADESLRTFDFSQQMHTTSVVVRDFNWTHPDYDLTREARAQDALGRDRESYEYPAPLLGPYDSGEKKYKYEPAQKQEQLRRQALHADGKRGRGLGYVTGFTPGYMFELTGHGHTALDQWYLLTHVEHHGRAPEELTDDSNARRPAGEVSDRYHNTFECIPLDVSYRAQRRRPRARMAGLQTATVVGPASEEIHTDEHGRVKVQFHWDRQGKRDEKSSCFLRVVQAWAGLGWGFVFLPRIGMEVLVDFLEGDPDRPIVVGSVYNGKNTPPYPLPKHKTRSTIRTSSSKDSDGFNELRFEDEKDAEEIFLHAQKDFNEVVLNNHSTSVKANQTNSVDGSQTETVGGDQTMSVKGNRTKTVDKDETTTVHGKRTETVDKDETITITGARTEDVTGKEKLTLKAGREATVNTLEKLTVTGKREETIGGNDTLEVTGDKSQHATKKFVMTGDVQLQAKQGECSITLEESITIEGTSKKVALHNSSGQMVIDGNKIEVTAVQELSLVCGAASIKLKSDGTVEVNGGKEVSLGAQQSTVKLEAAGAAISAPKLTSSAIGIHEITGALIKIN; this comes from the coding sequence GTGTCGGACTCAGACGACGTGATGCACCACGTCCAGAAATCTGCGCAGGTGGCGAAAGGCGCCGGCCAGGCGGTTCAGCAGGCCCGCGAGGGGAATGTTCCAATCCAACAGGTCAGGCAGCCGTTGGAGAATGCCCTGTCGCAGATTCCCCAGGTCCAGAACGCGGTGCAGCAGGCGCGGCGCGTCGAACAGGCCGTCAATCAGGCATCAGGCGTGGCGAGCCAGGCCCTCGGTGCCATCGGCGCTTCGGGGGCACTGGGGGCCTTGTCCCAGGTGGTCAACGCCATCGCGGGTGAATCCCCCCTGGACAAGGTCCGCTTCTCCTTTACCTCCAGCGCGGACCCCGCGGCCGGATGGCGCGTGGTGGAGTTGCACGCGAGGGAAGGGCTCTCGGAACTCTATACATGCACGGTGGACCTGGCGAACGAGCACCTGGGAGCGGATATCGACGGACTGTTGGGCTCGTCGGCCGAGGTCCTCATCTCCCATGACGCGGGCGCCCGGCGTCTGTGCGGCATTGTCCACCGTGTAGAGCACACGGGGACGCAAGCGGGGCACTTGTTGGCGCGAGCCCATGTCGCCCCCGCGCTCTGGGCCCTGTCGCAGCGCAAGGACAACCGCATCTTCCAAGAGAAGAAGGTGCCGGAGATATTGGAGGAGGTCCTCACCGAGGGCTTGCAGCCCTTCGAGCGGCCCTTCCGAATCGAGCTCAACCGCGAGTACCTGCCGCGCGAGTACTGCGTGCAGTACCAGGAGACGGACCTCGACTTCCTGCTGAGGCTCATGGAGGAAGAGGGCATCTTCTTCTACTTCGACCACTCGGGGGAGAAGGAGGAGCTGGTCCTCCAGGAGGAGAACGAGCAGTGTCCTTCCTGTGAGGCGGTGAAGGGCTCGCCCATCACGGTGCGGGGGCCGGAGGCCGCCACGGCGGCGGACGAGAGTCTGCGCACGTTCGACTTCTCACAGCAGATGCACACCACCAGCGTGGTGGTGCGAGACTTCAATTGGACGCACCCGGACTACGACCTGACGAGGGAGGCTCGGGCCCAGGATGCGCTGGGGCGCGACCGCGAATCCTACGAGTACCCCGCACCGTTGCTGGGCCCGTATGACTCGGGGGAGAAGAAGTACAAGTACGAGCCGGCGCAGAAACAGGAGCAGCTGCGCCGTCAGGCCCTGCACGCGGATGGCAAGCGCGGCCGGGGCCTCGGCTACGTCACGGGTTTCACCCCGGGATACATGTTCGAGCTGACGGGCCATGGACACACCGCGCTCGACCAGTGGTACCTGCTGACGCACGTGGAGCACCATGGCCGGGCTCCCGAGGAGCTCACGGACGACTCCAACGCGCGGAGGCCCGCGGGCGAGGTGTCCGACCGCTACCACAACACGTTCGAGTGCATCCCGCTGGATGTCTCCTACCGCGCCCAGCGCCGGCGGCCCCGTGCGCGCATGGCGGGGTTGCAGACGGCGACGGTGGTGGGCCCGGCGAGCGAGGAGATCCACACCGACGAGCATGGCCGCGTGAAGGTGCAGTTCCACTGGGACCGCCAGGGCAAGCGGGACGAGAAGAGCTCCTGTTTCCTGCGCGTGGTGCAGGCGTGGGCGGGGCTGGGGTGGGGCTTCGTCTTCCTGCCGCGCATCGGGATGGAAGTGCTGGTGGACTTCCTGGAGGGAGATCCGGACCGGCCCATCGTGGTGGGCAGTGTCTACAACGGGAAGAACACGCCGCCGTACCCGCTCCCGAAGCACAAGACGCGCAGCACCATCCGCACCTCCAGCTCCAAGGACAGCGACGGCTTCAACGAGCTGCGCTTCGAGGATGAGAAGGACGCGGAAGAAATCTTCCTGCACGCGCAGAAGGACTTCAACGAGGTGGTGCTGAACAACCACAGCACCTCGGTGAAGGCGAACCAGACGAACTCGGTGGATGGCTCCCAGACGGAGACGGTGGGCGGCGACCAGACGATGTCGGTGAAGGGCAATCGCACCAAGACGGTGGACAAGGACGAGACGACCACCGTCCATGGCAAGCGCACCGAGACGGTGGACAAGGACGAGACCATCACCATCACCGGCGCGCGCACCGAGGATGTGACGGGGAAGGAGAAGCTCACGCTGAAGGCGGGCCGCGAGGCCACCGTCAACACGCTGGAGAAGCTCACCGTCACGGGCAAGCGCGAGGAGACCATCGGCGGGAATGACACGCTGGAGGTCACCGGGGACAAGTCCCAGCACGCCACCAAGAAGTTCGTGATGACGGGCGATGTCCAGCTTCAGGCCAAGCAGGGGGAGTGCAGCATCACGCTCGAGGAGAGCATCACCATCGAGGGCACCAGCAAGAAGGTGGCGCTGCACAACTCCTCCGGTCAGATGGTGATCGACGGGAACAAGATTGAAGTGACGGCCGTCCAGGAGCTGTCGCTGGTCTGCGGCGCGGCGAGCATCAAGCTCAAGAGCGACGGCACGGTGGAGGTCAACGGCGGCAAGGAAGTGAGCCTGGGGGCTCAGCAGAGCACGGTGAAGCTGGAGGCCGCCGGGGCGGCCATCTCCGCGCCCAAGCTGACCTCATCGGCCATTGGCATCCACGAGATCACCGGCGCGCTCATCAAGATCAACTGA
- a CDS encoding RHS repeat-associated core domain-containing protein, giving the protein MGSPSGRVSVGHPVDVASGVLWHEFEDHSLAGQLKLGFKRRYSSALSGRAEGMFGPGWSSPFEMRIRRDLEGYRLIGEDGESEICFDDRAGAIESGGVVRNLGAFQELREEKGKLIVTRWPAHPKAGDILQFIFEKRKNATWWLLSAIQNLHGRRIEIQHDASGRVIVLMQRREGRRYQLSYNPAGRVTEVRLSNSVGASSAKQQFPGRDPLVLKYSYDGHGRLVEMTDALGGSCRYEYDRQGRLEREVTLGGMVFRFSYDAQGRCEETTGQDDFDQVTLEFDLTRRVTVATNSRGHSTRYHWNEAGQVEQVVSPLGNTRTTAYDEHGRITRQVQAGGATTSYAYDANGDLAKEISPTGATTVFEYNPRHQLTCTTDALGHRWTQAYDDQGRLISATDPLEQTWSYHYGDEGDLVGIRSPSRGTRRFEWDLQGNLAALSDWQGRQTRYEWDAAGHLSAMVDPLGARSEASSDVLGRVREVRLPDGARRRYAWSNYNHLTEYVDERNAVTRWRRLACGLVSEVIAPNGDRLQYEYSTLPGQILCIRNASGETHRYEYDAEGRRVLETDFSGRTRRYGYDRDGNLISVETASGGRIELKRDLAGALTEVLHEDGSTVRYAYDPRGLMVSADNGDCVIERKYDAACRRVLEKQGAHEIESAYDAEGNRIRRRSSVGDETVFEWDANGQVTRISSREGPALRFEYDARLNEISRSFDGGVSVAQEFDSRGRCVEQRVSSSSFSGGESRLPHRRYAYDAASNLIGMEDAAWGPSKYAHDAVRRLTSVQEPTGWAEHFSYDATNNLTTVGRAEVAATPTRAQTRFFEYRAGGELVGADSVKYEYDSEGQRSRRKDPRGDTRYSWNSSGQLARLTLPNGKQWRYKYDALGRRIQKLGPNQRIDYVWDGDVILHEIRSSSSDTQDVVTWEFHPSGFAPLAKSERGVRYLCVNDAAGAPRELLAPDGRVAWSAKLSAWGELREVAKTEVSCPVRFQGQWHDEESELHYNRYRYYDPATGRYVSRDPIGLWGGLNAYAYSRSPLTQADPYGLTGGCPPLDWSIVSKKGENREDHVRLHNVDNPTRTVPHGVFADDGVAVTNEAWARAHALGLTPDSTGMLNVPMGRDVGLLGGQPGAAANHPLLTSVTIIVVPGTNKLITAYPDT; this is encoded by the coding sequence ATGGGGAGCCCGAGTGGGAGAGTTTCGGTCGGGCACCCGGTGGACGTTGCCTCGGGTGTCCTCTGGCATGAGTTCGAGGACCACTCGCTGGCGGGCCAACTGAAGCTTGGCTTCAAGCGGCGTTACAGCAGTGCGCTTTCGGGCAGGGCCGAGGGCATGTTCGGACCCGGGTGGTCGTCCCCTTTCGAGATGCGCATCAGGCGTGATCTCGAGGGGTACCGGCTGATCGGGGAGGATGGCGAGAGCGAGATCTGCTTCGACGATAGGGCGGGTGCCATCGAGTCGGGAGGAGTTGTCAGGAACCTCGGCGCCTTCCAGGAACTGAGAGAGGAGAAAGGCAAGCTCATCGTTACCCGATGGCCGGCCCACCCCAAGGCTGGGGACATCCTTCAGTTCATCTTCGAGAAAAGGAAGAACGCCACCTGGTGGCTCCTCTCCGCCATCCAGAACCTCCATGGCCGGAGGATCGAGATTCAGCATGACGCCTCGGGTCGGGTCATTGTCCTGATGCAAAGGCGCGAGGGGCGCAGGTATCAGCTGAGCTACAACCCTGCCGGCCGAGTCACCGAGGTTCGCCTCTCCAACTCCGTTGGTGCTTCCTCCGCGAAGCAGCAGTTCCCAGGCCGCGACCCGCTCGTCCTGAAGTACTCCTACGATGGACACGGTCGCCTCGTCGAGATGACCGATGCTCTCGGGGGCAGCTGTCGGTATGAATATGATCGCCAGGGGCGCTTGGAGCGAGAGGTCACCCTGGGAGGAATGGTCTTCCGCTTCTCGTACGATGCCCAGGGGCGCTGCGAGGAGACCACAGGCCAGGACGACTTCGATCAAGTCACCCTGGAGTTCGACCTGACCCGACGGGTGACCGTGGCGACCAACAGCCGGGGGCACTCCACCCGCTACCACTGGAATGAGGCGGGACAAGTCGAGCAGGTGGTGTCTCCTCTCGGGAACACGCGCACGACTGCGTATGACGAGCACGGTCGTATCACCCGGCAGGTCCAGGCCGGAGGTGCAACGACCTCCTACGCATACGATGCGAACGGCGACCTGGCGAAAGAGATATCACCGACGGGCGCGACGACGGTTTTCGAGTACAACCCCCGGCATCAACTGACCTGTACGACGGATGCCTTGGGGCACCGATGGACTCAGGCCTATGATGATCAGGGCCGCCTCATCTCCGCGACCGATCCCCTCGAACAGACCTGGTCCTACCACTACGGCGATGAGGGAGATCTCGTAGGCATCCGCAGTCCGTCCCGGGGAACGCGTCGCTTCGAGTGGGATCTGCAGGGAAATCTGGCGGCTCTCTCGGACTGGCAAGGCCGTCAGACCCGTTATGAGTGGGACGCAGCAGGGCACCTCTCGGCGATGGTGGACCCACTCGGTGCCCGCTCAGAGGCATCCAGTGATGTGCTGGGGCGTGTTCGAGAGGTCCGGCTTCCGGATGGGGCTCGGCGCAGGTATGCGTGGAGCAATTACAACCACCTCACCGAGTACGTGGACGAGCGCAACGCCGTCACCCGTTGGCGACGTCTGGCCTGTGGCCTGGTTTCCGAGGTCATTGCCCCCAACGGCGACCGCTTGCAGTACGAGTACAGTACGCTGCCTGGGCAGATCCTCTGCATCCGGAATGCGAGCGGAGAGACGCACCGGTACGAGTATGACGCCGAGGGCCGCAGGGTCCTGGAGACGGACTTCTCAGGACGTACTCGCCGCTACGGCTATGATCGAGATGGGAATCTCATCTCCGTGGAGACGGCGTCCGGCGGCCGGATCGAGCTCAAGCGTGATCTGGCGGGGGCCCTCACGGAAGTCCTCCACGAAGACGGCTCCACTGTTCGGTATGCCTATGACCCGCGTGGGTTGATGGTGAGCGCCGACAACGGCGACTGTGTCATCGAGCGCAAGTATGACGCGGCCTGTCGAAGGGTGCTTGAGAAGCAGGGGGCGCACGAGATCGAGAGTGCGTACGATGCCGAGGGAAACCGCATCCGGCGACGCAGCTCGGTTGGGGACGAGACAGTCTTCGAGTGGGATGCGAACGGTCAAGTGACCCGCATCAGCTCGCGAGAGGGGCCTGCCCTCCGCTTCGAGTATGATGCTCGGCTCAACGAAATCTCCCGCTCCTTCGATGGGGGTGTGTCTGTCGCGCAGGAGTTCGACAGTCGAGGCCGTTGCGTCGAGCAGCGGGTCTCCTCGTCGAGCTTCTCGGGTGGGGAGAGTCGGCTGCCGCATCGACGGTACGCCTACGATGCCGCCAGCAATCTGATCGGCATGGAAGATGCCGCATGGGGGCCGTCGAAGTACGCGCATGATGCCGTCAGACGCCTCACCTCCGTGCAGGAGCCCACTGGGTGGGCCGAGCACTTCTCCTATGATGCGACGAACAACCTGACGACAGTCGGGCGCGCGGAAGTGGCCGCCACTCCCACACGTGCGCAGACGCGCTTCTTCGAGTACCGCGCTGGCGGAGAGCTCGTCGGGGCCGACAGCGTGAAGTACGAGTACGACTCGGAGGGCCAGCGCAGCCGTCGCAAGGATCCCCGCGGCGATACACGCTATTCATGGAACAGCTCCGGTCAGCTGGCCCGGCTCACGCTGCCGAATGGGAAGCAGTGGCGATACAAGTACGATGCGCTGGGGCGGCGGATCCAGAAGCTCGGTCCCAACCAACGCATCGACTACGTGTGGGACGGCGATGTCATCCTCCACGAGATCCGCTCGAGTTCCAGCGACACGCAGGACGTCGTCACCTGGGAGTTTCACCCCAGCGGCTTTGCGCCTCTCGCGAAGTCCGAGCGGGGAGTCCGATATCTATGCGTCAACGATGCCGCGGGTGCTCCCAGGGAGCTCCTTGCGCCTGATGGGCGGGTGGCGTGGTCCGCGAAGCTGAGCGCGTGGGGCGAGCTCAGAGAGGTGGCGAAGACCGAGGTCAGCTGTCCGGTGCGGTTTCAAGGGCAGTGGCACGACGAGGAGTCAGAGCTTCATTACAACCGGTACCGGTACTACGACCCAGCCACAGGTCGGTATGTGAGCCGCGATCCGATAGGGCTCTGGGGCGGACTGAACGCGTATGCCTATTCACGGAGTCCCCTCACCCAGGCCGATCCCTACGGACTGACAGGAGGGTGTCCTCCGCTGGATTGGTCCATCGTCTCGAAGAAGGGGGAGAATCGCGAGGACCATGTTCGGCTGCACAATGTGGACAACCCTACCAGGACGGTTCCGCATGGTGTCTTCGCCGATGACGGGGTCGCTGTCACCAATGAGGCGTGGGCGAGAGCGCATGCTCTGGGACTTACCCCTGACTCGACTGGGATGTTGAATGTCCCCATGGGCAGGGACGTGGGCCTTTTAGGAGGGCAACCGGGGGCCGCTGCCAATCACCCCTTGCTCACCAGTGTTACGATTATTGTTGTACCTGGAACCAACAAGTTGATTACCGCCTACCCGGATACCTGA
- a CDS encoding RHS repeat-associated core domain-containing protein — MTQRVSVGHPIDVVTGVLFHEMTDRVLRGRVNVSFGRRYSTAMLPESGGMLGPGWFSPYEMKIRRDLEGYRMLSREGESEYTFDDRQGVLAQGQAVRNPGAFMELRREEAQLVVTAWTPDGQSVVRYLFRDRTDGRWSPLVSVQDVTGQGVDVEHDARGRIVALRERRSRRAFHLAYDGTGRLAALHGDASRSSAPLVRYRYVDGRLTEVIDGAGFTSSYAYDSAGRMVREVTRTGAVWTFTFDVQGRCTQARGQDGFDEKTLEYLPAKRMTRVTDSRGATWSYEYSAAGQVERTTTPLGRVWASQFDDLGRQVSIAEPGGAVRAFEYDEASHFRAVTGPEGKSLYAFNAHHQLVRFTDAMGGAWQRKYSREARLETITNPLGHRWTFSWDERGDLVQLDYPDGGRRRFTHDVNGDVLRESGVMSGPWTYTYGPLGELLDSLTPLGDVTRREYDARGLLVSVLHPDERRTRFEYDAGGLLLRAVRPDGSIFVYRRSGCSRRLTQFSHGAQVLRYQWSQEPSLLTEVINAAGESHSFEYDEDGRLSREVTADGREVLYAYDAGGNLSERTEAGRTTRFAHDLLGLPTQVTYADGATVDIAHDALGRLTRVADAQVELTYERDALGRKLVEKSNDFVVERTFDPMGRVLDRKTSLGHDTRYDYDRDGRLAAMAVGGQQIHFKRDGIGRETSRVLPGGAQVRSAYDTQHRPIRKEVLLAGGSVPSVDRRSQYDMMGRPTRVTDKRWGTSEYSYDAAGWLTSFSDAEGREQYVRDGAGHLVRVETSEAAPPGRSTKTVPPHKDERELAAGGRLLAQDGLSYEYDAWGRVTQLTDRSAPSVQAAWRYSWDTRGRLESVTRPDGAVWRYTYDPFNRRLSKEGPQGQTRFHWDGDVLVHAQRDSELTTWDFLPNAHELVSQRDKGSTLFAVTDHLGVPQELVTEEGRVGWASKLGPFGTPRNEDAPLAECPLRYPGQWADAESGLSYNRHRYYAPWSAQYLSPDPLQLFDDPNGAYGYSTNPLQWTDPLGLINVTYDAYDTVRDRPGGVYAEISPSDIGTGSHATYTPTGFNNAHPDHHERGHLIGRQLGGDGTDCRNIAILTSGTNSPLMRDIETRIRNHIETTGNPVNLLVVPHYDGDSNIPTHLTYVAEDAVTKAILHEDPIPNGQHKKSYNGGACTH, encoded by the coding sequence ATGACACAGCGAGTCTCGGTCGGGCACCCGATTGATGTCGTGACCGGGGTGTTGTTTCACGAGATGACGGACCGGGTTCTGCGCGGTCGCGTGAATGTCTCCTTCGGCCGGCGCTACAGCACGGCCATGCTGCCCGAATCGGGAGGCATGCTGGGCCCCGGGTGGTTCTCTCCCTATGAGATGAAGATCCGCCGCGACCTCGAGGGCTACCGCATGCTCTCCCGCGAGGGAGAGAGCGAGTACACCTTCGATGACCGCCAGGGCGTCCTCGCCCAGGGCCAGGCCGTCCGCAACCCGGGCGCCTTCATGGAGCTGCGGCGCGAGGAGGCGCAGCTCGTCGTCACGGCCTGGACGCCGGACGGCCAGAGCGTGGTGCGGTACCTCTTCCGCGACAGGACGGATGGCAGATGGTCCCCCCTGGTGAGCGTGCAGGACGTCACTGGCCAGGGCGTGGACGTGGAGCACGATGCCCGAGGGCGCATCGTCGCGCTCCGGGAGCGGCGCAGCCGGCGGGCCTTCCATCTCGCGTATGACGGCACGGGGAGGCTGGCGGCGCTCCATGGAGACGCCTCGCGCTCCTCGGCACCCCTCGTTCGCTATCGCTACGTCGACGGTCGGCTGACGGAGGTCATCGACGGCGCCGGCTTCACGAGCTCCTATGCGTATGACTCCGCGGGGCGGATGGTCCGTGAGGTGACTCGCACCGGCGCGGTGTGGACGTTCACGTTCGACGTCCAGGGGCGCTGCACCCAGGCGCGTGGACAGGACGGCTTCGACGAGAAGACGCTCGAGTACCTGCCGGCGAAGCGCATGACCCGGGTCACGGACAGCCGTGGCGCGACGTGGAGCTATGAGTACTCGGCGGCCGGGCAGGTGGAGCGGACCACCACTCCGCTGGGCCGGGTGTGGGCCTCCCAGTTCGACGACTTGGGGCGACAGGTGAGCATCGCCGAGCCCGGCGGCGCTGTCCGCGCCTTCGAGTACGACGAGGCCAGTCATTTTCGTGCCGTCACGGGGCCCGAGGGCAAGTCGCTGTATGCCTTCAATGCCCACCACCAGCTCGTGCGCTTCACCGATGCGATGGGTGGTGCGTGGCAGCGGAAGTACAGCCGCGAGGCGAGGCTCGAGACCATCACCAACCCGTTGGGCCACCGCTGGACGTTCTCGTGGGACGAGCGCGGGGATCTCGTCCAGCTCGACTATCCGGATGGGGGACGGCGCCGCTTCACGCACGACGTGAACGGAGATGTGCTGAGGGAGTCCGGCGTCATGTCCGGGCCGTGGACCTATACCTACGGTCCCCTGGGCGAGCTGCTCGACTCCCTCACTCCGCTGGGGGACGTCACGCGGCGCGAGTATGACGCGCGCGGGCTGCTCGTCTCCGTGCTTCACCCCGACGAGCGCAGAACCCGGTTCGAGTACGACGCGGGTGGGCTGTTGCTGCGCGCCGTCCGTCCGGATGGCTCCATCTTTGTCTACCGCCGCTCCGGGTGCAGCCGACGGCTCACCCAGTTCAGCCATGGCGCCCAGGTGCTCCGCTACCAGTGGAGCCAGGAGCCCTCGCTCCTGACCGAGGTCATCAACGCCGCGGGCGAGAGCCACTCCTTCGAATATGACGAGGACGGACGCCTGTCCCGGGAAGTCACCGCCGACGGTCGGGAGGTGCTCTATGCCTACGACGCGGGCGGCAACCTCTCGGAGCGCACGGAGGCGGGACGGACGACGCGCTTCGCCCATGACCTGCTCGGGCTGCCGACGCAGGTCACCTACGCCGATGGCGCCACGGTCGACATCGCCCATGATGCGCTGGGCCGGCTGACGCGCGTCGCGGACGCGCAGGTCGAGCTGACGTACGAGCGGGATGCCCTGGGCCGCAAGCTCGTCGAGAAGTCGAATGACTTCGTGGTGGAGCGCACGTTCGACCCGATGGGGCGGGTGCTCGACCGGAAGACGAGCCTGGGCCACGACACCCGCTACGACTACGACCGCGATGGGCGCCTCGCCGCGATGGCCGTGGGTGGGCAGCAGATCCACTTCAAGCGGGATGGCATCGGTCGAGAGACCTCGCGGGTGCTCCCCGGTGGCGCACAGGTGCGGAGCGCCTATGACACCCAGCATCGGCCCATCCGCAAGGAGGTGCTGCTCGCGGGTGGCTCTGTTCCCAGCGTGGACCGGCGCAGTCAGTACGACATGATGGGGCGGCCCACCCGCGTCACCGACAAGCGCTGGGGCACCTCGGAGTATTCGTACGACGCGGCTGGCTGGCTCACGTCCTTCTCCGATGCGGAGGGGCGGGAGCAGTACGTGCGCGATGGCGCGGGGCACCTCGTTCGGGTCGAGACCTCCGAGGCGGCGCCGCCGGGCAGATCCACGAAGACGGTTCCTCCGCACAAGGACGAGCGGGAGCTCGCCGCGGGAGGGCGCCTGCTCGCGCAGGATGGCCTCTCCTATGAGTATGACGCCTGGGGGCGAGTCACACAGTTGACGGACCGGAGCGCCCCCTCCGTGCAGGCCGCCTGGCGTTACTCCTGGGACACCCGGGGCCGCCTGGAGTCGGTGACCCGCCCGGACGGCGCCGTCTGGCGTTACACCTACGACCCCTTCAACCGACGGCTCTCCAAGGAGGGCCCCCAGGGCCAGACGCGCTTCCACTGGGATGGCGACGTGCTCGTCCACGCCCAGCGGGACTCGGAGCTCACCACCTGGGACTTCCTCCCCAACGCGCATGAGCTGGTCTCCCAGCGGGACAAAGGGTCCACGCTCTTCGCGGTGACGGACCACCTGGGTGTTCCGCAGGAGCTCGTCACCGAAGAGGGCAGGGTCGGCTGGGCCAGCAAGCTGGGCCCCTTTGGCACTCCACGCAACGAGGACGCGCCGCTCGCTGAATGTCCGCTCCGCTATCCGGGGCAGTGGGCGGATGCGGAGAGCGGCCTCTCGTACAACCGCCATCGGTATTACGCACCCTGGTCGGCACAGTACCTCTCTCCGGATCCGCTCCAGCTCTTCGATGACCCCAACGGGGCCTACGGATACTCCACCAATCCGCTCCAGTGGACGGATCCGCTGGGCCTCATCAACGTCACGTACGACGCCTACGACACGGTTCGGGATCGGCCCGGCGGCGTCTACGCGGAGATCTCTCCCTCGGACATCGGCACGGGGTCGCATGCGACGTACACGCCGACCGGCTTCAACAACGCGCACCCGGACCACCACGAGCGTGGCCACCTGATTGGCCGTCAGCTCGGCGGCGACGGCACGGACTGCCGCAACATCGCCATCCTCACCTCGGGCACCAACAGCCCGTTGATGCGGGACATCGAGACGCGGATTCGCAATCACATCGAGACGACGGGCAACCCCGTCAACCTGCTGGTCGTGCCCCATTACGACGGGGACTCGAACATCCCCACGCACCTCACCTACGTCGCCGAGGACGCGGTGACCAAGGCCATCCTCCACGAAGACCCCATCCCCAATGGCCAGCACAAGAAGAGCTACAATGGTGGGGCATGCACCCACTGA